Proteins co-encoded in one Equus przewalskii isolate Varuska chromosome 27, EquPr2, whole genome shotgun sequence genomic window:
- the DONSON gene encoding protein downstream neighbor of Son, translating into MALSVPGYSPSFKRPPETLRLRRKRARSRGAPSRPEPAPRRAALEAGLPLRPFPAAAGRGGGPAAAPRNPFARLDNRPRAAAEPPGEPARGQQEAPGPLLGANQENDLPWEEKFPEGTAAPESLQTPHVSSSESDILSSGSTELPVDWSIKTRLLFTSSQPFTWADHLKAQEEAQGVVQHCRATEVTLPPSIQDPKLCTELRRAFQQSLVYWLHPAFPWLPLFPRIGADRKMAGKASPWSADEALQDILMSDWSVSFTSLYNLLKTKLCPYFYVCTYQFTILFRAAGLAGNDVITALISPTTRGLREAMKNEGIEFSLPLIKENGQEKKASRTSLGHEEEQAMSDEDEEESFSWLEEMGVQDKIKKPDILSIRLRKEKHEVQMDHRPESVVLVKGMNTFTLLNFLINCKSLIATSGPQAGLPPTLLSPIAFRGATMQMLKARSVNVKTQALSGYKDQFSLEITGPVMPHSLHSVTMLLKSSQSGSFSAGLYTHEPTAVFNICPPVTEVQDKETVHEELANCGLHPKTLDQLSQTPVLGKSSLRHVKMSDYIYNWRS; encoded by the exons ATGGCCCTCTCGGTGCCCGGCTACTCGCCCAGTTTCAAAAGGCCGCCCGAGACGTTGCGGCTCCGGCGGAAAAGGGCCCGGAGCCGTGGGGCCCCTTCGCGGCCCGAGCCGGCGCCCCGCCGCGCCGCCCTGGAGGCCGGGTTGCCCCTCCGTCCCTTCCCGGCGGCGGCGGGCAGAGGCGGCGGCCCGGCCGCGGCCCCCAGGAACCCCTTCGCCCGCCTGGACAACCGGCCGCGGGCCGCCGCCGAGCCCCCCGGGGAACCGGCCCGCGGCCAGCAGGAGGCGCCGGGCCCG CTTTTAGGTGCTAATCAAGAGAATGACTTGCCGTGGGAAGAGAAGTTTCCTGAAGGAACAGCCGCTCCTGAATCGCTGCAG acTCCACACGTATCATCCTCCGAGTCTGATATCCTGTCCTCAGGAAGTACTGAGTTACCTGTGGACTGGAGCATTAAAACTCGCCTCCTTTTCACCTCTTCTCAGCCCTTTACCTGGGCGGATCACTTGAAGGCCCAGGAAGAGGCTCAGGGTGTCGTCCAGCATTGCAGAGCGACAGAAGTTACTTTGCCTCCAAGTATACAG GATCCCAAACTCTGCACTGAGCTCCGCCGTGCCTTCCAGCAGAGCCTTGTCTATTGGCTCCACCCTGCCTTTCCGTGGCTGCCGCTCTTCCCTCGTATCGGAGCAGACAGAAAAATGGCTGGAAAGGCAAGCCCTTGGTCAGCTGATGAAGCCCTGCAAGACATTTTAATGAGTGACTG GTCTGTGAGCTTCACTTCTCTATATAATCTGCTGAAGACAAAACTTTGCCCCTATTTTTATGTTTGTACCTATCAGTTTACTATCCTGTTCCGTGCAGCAGGATTAGCAGGAAATGATGTAATCACAGCTCTCATATCTCCTACAACTAGAGGTTTAAGAGAAGCTATGAAAAATGAAg GTATTGAATTTTCTCTgcctttaataaaagaaaatggccAGGAGAAGAAAGCATCCAGAACAAGCTTGGGACATGAGGA GGAGCAAGCAATGAGTgatgaggatgaagaagaaaGTTTCTCTTGGCTGGAAGAGATGGGTGtgcaagataaaattaaaaaaccagaTATACTCTCCATCAGGCT GCGTAAAGAGAAACATGAAGTACAAATGGACCACAGACCTGAGTCTGTTGTGCTGGTGAAGGGAATGAATACCTTTACGTTGCTAAATTTTCTGATTAACTGTAAGAGTTTAATTGCTACCTCAGGTCCACAGGCAGGACTTCCACCGACCCTCTTATCCCCCATAGCTTTCCGAGGTGCCACAATGCAAATGcttaag GCACGAAGTGTAAATGTGAAGACACAAGCTCTTTCCGGATACAAAGATCAATTTAGTTTGGAGATTACAGGTCCTGTCATGCCTCATTCTCTACATTCTGTGACCATGCTACTCAAATCTTCACAGAGTGGGTCGTTTTCTGCAGGACTGTATACACATGAGCCAACTGCTGTATTTAATATCTGCCCACCAGTGACAGAAGTACAAGATAAG GAGACCGTTCATGAGGAGCTTGCTAACTGTGGGTTGCACCCTAAGACTCTGGACCAACTTAGTCAAACACCAGTGCTGGGGAAATCATCTTTACGGCATGTGAAAATGAGTGACTACATTTATAATTGGAGATCCTGA